The Terriglobales bacterium genomic sequence GCGGCCATCGTGGTGGCGGCGTCGGTGCTGTTCTTCGCGCTGCCGCGGCTCTCGGCCGGCTACCTGCGCGCGCTCACCGAGCGCAACGTGCTGGTCAGCGGCTTCAGCGACGACGTCAACCTGGGCGAGATCGGCGAGATCAAGCAGTCGAGCACGGTGGTGATGCACATCCAGATCGAGGGCGACAGCACCGGCCTGTACGACCTGAAGTGGCGGGGGCTCTCGCTCTCCAGCTTCGACGGGCAGCGCTGGCACAACATCAGCAACGCGCCCACGGTGTGGAACTCCTCCAGCGGGCGCTTCGACCTGGCGCGCATGCGGCTGCAGAACGAGCGCGCCATGGGCCTGCTGCGGCCCGCGGGACCGCAGCGCATCCTGCGCTATCGCGTGATCATGGAGCCCGTGGGCACCAACATCTTCTTCTTCGCCCCCATGCCCGACTCGCTCGGCGGCAAGTACCGCGAGATCTCCATGGACGACGGGGGCGCGGTGCGCAACGAGGACCGCCGCCTGATCGACCTCTACAGCGCCAGCTCCAACCTGGCCCAGCCTTCCCCGGAGGCGCTGCGCCAGGCCTCGGGCACCTACCCGCCGCAGATCTCGAACGTCTACCTGCAACTGCCGCGGCTGGACCGGCGCGTCCCCGAGCTGGCGCGGCAGATCACCGCCGGCGCGCCCACCGCCTATGACCAGGCCGTCGCCTTGGAGCTTCACCTCAAGACCCACTACGCCTACACCCTGGTGCTGCCCAGCGAGAGACACGCCGACCCGCTGGCCTACTTCCTCTTCGAGCGCAAGCGCGGGCACTGCGAGTATTTCGCCTCCGCCATGGCGGTGATGCTGCGCACGCTGGGCATCCCGTCGCGGGTGGTGAACGGCTTCCGCGGCGGCGAGTTCAACGACGTCACCGGCAGCTACATCCTGCGCGGGCGCGACGCGCACTCCTGGGTGGAGGCCTACTTCCCCGGCCAGGGCTGGGTGAGCTTCGACCCTACGCCCCCCGATCCGGGCTACAGCCAGGGCCGGTGGGCGCGCATGATGCTCTACCTGGACGCGGCCGGCGAGTTCTGGCGGGAGTGGGTGATCAACTACGACTTCACCCACCAGGAAACCATGGCCTACGGCATGTTGGGGCGCAGCCGCCAGGGCCTGGACCGCGCGCGCCTGTGGCTGCGGCAGAAGTATGACCAGTGGGTCAGCAAGGCGGAAGAGGTGCAGGCGAACGCGGCGCGCGAGCCGCGGCGCTGGAGCGGAGTCGTGGTGGGCGTGGTGGCGGCGCTGCTGCTGGCCTTCAACGGGCGGCGGATGTGGCGGGCGCTGCGCCGGCAGCGCGTGGCGCGCGCCCCGGAAAAGGCGCCGCAGCAGGCAGCCAGCATCTGGTACCAGCGCATGACGCGCGTGGTCGGCCGCCGCGGCTTTCCCAAGTCGCCAGCGCAGACCCCGGAGGAGTACCTGGCCACCATCGCCGACCCGCGGCTC encodes the following:
- a CDS encoding DUF3488 and transglutaminase-like domain-containing protein: MAKAAPARPGKAGGLSGAIERYFEISLYLLVVTGFITLSSTGKLDLPSLALVTGALLFRGYLLVRNRHLLIPERWTSYLAVVYAVFYLLDFFVLSGSFVSANVHLALLVMVSKLFSVQRSRDHLYLVLLSFGAVLLAAMLTVDSVFLASFCVFLLLAAATFLSMEMKRSAAAAQGLARTPQAGAKRMARALSATAAALVAAIVVAASVLFFALPRLSAGYLRALTERNVLVSGFSDDVNLGEIGEIKQSSTVVMHIQIEGDSTGLYDLKWRGLSLSSFDGQRWHNISNAPTVWNSSSGRFDLARMRLQNERAMGLLRPAGPQRILRYRVIMEPVGTNIFFFAPMPDSLGGKYREISMDDGGAVRNEDRRLIDLYSASSNLAQPSPEALRQASGTYPPQISNVYLQLPRLDRRVPELARQITAGAPTAYDQAVALELHLKTHYAYTLVLPSERHADPLAYFLFERKRGHCEYFASAMAVMLRTLGIPSRVVNGFRGGEFNDVTGSYILRGRDAHSWVEAYFPGQGWVSFDPTPPDPGYSQGRWARMMLYLDAAGEFWREWVINYDFTHQETMAYGMLGRSRQGLDRARLWLRQKYDQWVSKAEEVQANAAREPRRWSGVVVGVVAALLLAFNGRRMWRALRRQRVARAPEKAPQQAASIWYQRMTRVVGRRGFPKSPAQTPEEYLATIADPRLKEPVERFTGHYERARFGESAEDAKVLPEIYEEINSRS